CTCTTATTAAGTGCTAACGAATATAGGAGTTCAACAAAAAATGCACATCttaattcaatcaaaacatGTGATTGCTCCAGAGTAGAAATGGATGCAAGAGATTTCTTGTGGGGttttttcttcacatctataAGAAGTGATATGTGTGCTCAAAATTGCAGTTAGAATTAACAAACAGAAATTTCATGGGAATAATGTGAGACAGTGCATGACATGTGATAATCATGGAAAATTCCAATAGCTATTTTAAGACAATTCTACGAGGACCGACCTTGACCCGAAGCATGGACCTGCTGGGTCGCAAAGTCAGTCTCAAGTTCAAGGGCAATTTTACTTCATCTTCCACAGTTTTCAATCAAGTGATCAGAAATTTCTTTCATTtacttttgaatcaatttttattaacattttgattGTTTGTTTGTGTGCATGCTTAAATTCTGAAGACTATATAATTTCATTGATTACTTTTTTAAGGGTATTGATTGAACAAGTCTCCGTAAATAGAAGTTATGTTGATTTGACTCTCACTGAATTTTGTGGTCTTTCAAATTGCATGCGTGTCATTTTAATTGTCACTGAGTGTATATTTctaatattaacaattttttttgtaatgtattgaagataattaatatttaaataacaaacatatgaaaaagtaatctacatgtatttccctGAGTCAATGATCTGTCTTTTTCCCAATTATACCACATATTGttgttaaatattgattaaaaccTTGCCTTTTCCATCAAGTAAATTGCACTGGCTTATTCAACATGTAGGTGATATATACACTAGATGACACATAAAAATCCCATCTGATACTCTATACATGCCCCAGCTTTAGCCAGACACTGCGAAAAATCTGTTTAGTTTGATCATTATTCAATGCATAATTAATGTATAACGAGTTCACATACAATTTGGAACTTTCAGCGATCAATGGGGAACTCCAGTAGAAAGTCGATCTCTGGACTGGTCCCCGCCCCGCCCGATGAGCCCCGCCCAGAAGACCCCCCTAAGGGCCCCACCAGCCGCAGCAGTTGCCCCCAGTTTGTGCCCTACTCTGACGACGATGATGACGGTCAGGACGAGGATGAGGAGGAGGAGTTTTTCGACGCCAGCGACAGTCTCCCCCCTTCTACTCAGGTATTGTGCATCTTAAAAATTCAAAGTCAATGTTTTGCAATGCATCTTTGAAATATTCAGGTAGCAAATATGTTGACATTTTTTAGATCTTGGACTGTTGTGTCTAGCTTCAAAAATATAGCCCGCCTCATTTTTGTTTTGGGGAGGTATGGGATATTAATTCATTCAACATCTTAACAAAGCTTTAGGATCAGATAGTACTGCATTGTAGCAGATAAGTTGTCCAGTTTGTTACCTTTATGGTTAAACAATGCAGATTTATATACCGGTAGATTAAAATATTAACAGTAGTTAAATATGATTGTAATTTTGTTTATCTCGGAAAATGCagttgagattaaaaaaaatggtctGAATGCTGAATAACTTTGCACGTAATTTCTTAACCTGAAAACATTCTGTTGTGTTTTGACAGCCTGCTGTGCCAGCTCCAGCCATGATTGATGCTAGCATTGTTGCCAGGCTTGTGAAGGAGGTGGAGGAGCTGCTTAACCATGTGACCAATGAGAACTTTGAGGCTGCAGTGGACACTGCTAGAGTACTACAACAGGCCAATCTAGGTAAACAGTTTCCACCCTAGGCTAATTAAAGCATGAGATCTACAGTATATAGGTACATTTATACCGTCTTCCTTTGGAAGAAGGCTAACATCTTAGTGAGACCTCCAAAGATAAAGAAACACAAGGTTTTTGTAGGTAGCCTCCCCCTCTTTCTATAATACAGTCATGAACagtgaaaaaaaagttattatctACTTTCATTTGTTGGAAACAATTGCAGACTCTGAATGAAGGCATACATGtgtaataatatacatgtaagtaaatttTTTAACCATTAGTATTAAACACATGTAAAAGTATTACAATAATCTTCActgtatatacatattttgacATGCCCCTGTATTAATTGTACTGTACTTGAATTAGTATTTTGGTTTGTTGTTTCAGGGAACCTGACAAGAAGACTCTcagtagaaggagcctcaggaAGTCAGTCATCCGGAACTAACATCACAAGGCAATCCCAACCAGCAGACAAACTGCCAAAGATAGGAGAGCACACACTTACCGAACACCGCTATAATCCGACGTACAGCAATCCAACAGCCGAGGTCCGAAAATCTGCCAACTCAGCAAAGGGCTCGGAGCTCAAGAAATCCAACAGTGCCAAGCAGATGTACATTGCAACAATGGGAGATTCCCCGGAAAACTCATCCGGATTTGTGAAATCTGAGGAGAGGCCGTTTCGCTTGCCACCAATCCGAGACGGAGGTTCACAGATTCCTGGTAACTCTGGTATTTTATGTTCGGGTCAGTTGGTCGGGAATGACCTGGATGATGGGGATGGTAGTCTTGCATGGGAGGTGGATGTTTCAGATATGCTTCCTCACGGAAGAAGCggaagaaaacccggtttgttttatttttctgcatgtttgcttttttttgtttcattcttCTAATAAAAGGTTTTTTATACTGCTTTATTATGACTGCTTTTAGTGTCTGGTAATTTGgagaaaaattttcattcatgATTACAATTGTTTTTGGTACTGCCATTTATATTCCTTATATTGGTCCTGATCAAAAAGCAGAAATTTCTTGATGTATGGACAGGTAAATCCCAAGAATTAATGTCCAGACCTCATGTTGCATTGCTCCTATCATTCTACTATTTGGAACAGATTGGTTTATTTTGCTGAGGTATAAATTGAATATACAGGTTCAGTATGGAATCTACCTTTCAGTTCTCACTAGTCAACTCCAACCCAAGGAAACGGATGAATCCTATGAGAATTTTGTTCCTCCCAAAGTGATGGCCACTTCAGCCGAGATTTCCTCCCGAAAAGTACTGGACCAAAAGCGATGGTAATGTGGGGAAAGAGTTCACCTCCTATCAGTAGGactaattaaagaaaatttaaaaattcttgttattaataaatagcaacattatttcatagtttaataagaaaagaaaagaaaatcttttgaaagaatttttttttcacagagaGTCGGATACAaaaaattttcacttttgaaattgaattcataaaataatattaattgttTGAGTTTTGTTTACTAGTATTTCTAAGTTTTCCATTTGATATCTAAATTTTGTAGGGGATTTTTAATGTCttacatttgatttatttcaccTATCATTTAAAGAATTATGCGAAATTGCAAATTCAAGTGCAAATTCTATGTTTTGAAAATACTTTGATATTTGTCTTTTGACATTGGCAGGAACTGTATCAGTCGACCACAGTACAGCAAGTCGTGCGGATTGACCTCCCTTGTGTCCTGCTGGAACTTTCTCTTCAGTACTTTGGGCAATGGAAAGTAAGTACTGAACATGTACTTATTACACTAGAATCAAGTTACTCTTGAAGTTCAAATATTCCTAAACATATATAGGTTTTCTGTTACTAAAGTGTTTTACTGGTTGTCAAAAATTGAAAGGCtcattttgaattatatatcaaattataatatGTTAAATCAATTGTTGTTTTCATGCATATTTATTgttgtaagtacatgtagtaaaaaaatcatttttgaaaatttaccagttaaaaaaacttaataaaCACCGacatatttaatgaatattaacatCCTTTCTTCTAAATATCGATCTTCATTCTTTAATTAATATCAGTCTAAATCCTATCACACAAGAAGAGGCTTTGACAATTCTGGGATTTAAGCCTCCATTTGGAGAGATTCGCTTTGGACCATTTACTGGAAATGCCACACTTTTGaggtaaacaatttttattttgctttttaaaatagaaataatagagaatattttttttttttcatttaaagcaAAAAGAATACTTATATGGATACATTATTTAATACCAGATAATCCTTACATGTACTCAATTTAAACTTCATGTTATTAAAGGAATTTATATTTATAGCGTGTAcaaatttctaatttaatttgtaAGTAGTGATGAAATAGTACTATAGTTAATAGTTAAGCCCACATAAATTTCTTTAACCTTGAAAAAATAcctcaaaatattttcattcactGTAAAAGGTACTCATTTCATGTTTATTAATTATCAGTATTTGTCTCAATAATTCTATCTTCAGATTTCTAAAACCACAACATTTATTTATGACTTAAGAGCAGTTATTGTCAAATACACtacctaaattaaaaaaaaaaatttacagatGGTTCAAAATGCTGAACGACCACTTCAAGGTCAGGGGACGGGCCTACTTCTTGTACAAGACCCAGGGTAAGAACAAGACATACGGGACGTCCCCCGAGGAGGCCCTGGTCAGCCTGAAGCGCGGCCTCCAGGACACCACAACTGCCTTCATCTACCACTGCCAGAACCACTACTTCTGTCCAATGGGGTTCGAGGACACTCCTATCAAGTGCACAGAGGCCTACGCGTAAGGTTTATTACGTATCAATGAATTATTTGCAGGGGTGATAGTTTTTGAGGGGACTAAATTTTGTGGTTTCATCTCAgatacaaaaatttagaaattgcaACATAAAATAgctaataaaatatatgcacCTTATTTTGGATCAAAATGCAAATACTTTTCACCCTCATAAAAAAAACTCAGTACTACAGTACCAGGTACTTGATCTGTTTCTTGTAGCCTGGACGATCAGTTCTATGTAATGAGGATGCTTTAAGTTTATTTGTGTAAGAAggaaaaataaaagatacatgtTTTTGCATATTTGTCATGTCATTTGTTTCCATAAGGAAAAGTACGTAATAAATAAATCCTCACTTGCTGAATGGTGAAAAATTACATGTCATTGAATAAGTACTTTCCCATTGActcacattttattttacacagaTCTCCTGACATTGCATGAAAATGTGTTTGTCCACAATTCTATGGAAAACTATATTTCCttcttttgttaataaaaaaagatatacatgcatgttaaaCCTGGTACACATgcacatgtatttaatttttgttattcaacactgaatataaaaacaattggATATTTGAAGTATTACTCTCTTATCCCACAGAAATGATTAAGGTCATTAATAGAGGGGTGTGCCCCAAATTCATgacttttgtattttgtttaaaacatgctGTCAAATGAAAGATCAATGATTTTAAGAGGTGTAAACAAATTTGCAATGTAATATACCAGTAATCCAAGCTACATCCCAAGATGATaagatatatattacatgtactagtatatgatTTTCCGAGAAGTACTGgaatttacaatgaaaaattataaatatgcaTAGTTATATATAGAGATGATAAGCTTTAACATTTTCAGAGTTAGATTATTATTTTGATCATAGTTATGCAGTGGGAGATGATATGATCTATGATTTTCAGGGGTGTACTACCTCAGGAGGATCTAAATACTTGGATCCTGATTGGAGACCCGGCCAGTGGTCACCCAGCCATACACTGTAAAAGGTACTCACTCACGTTACTTACAACATCAGTATGTAGATCAGTAACTCGTAGACTCACTGATTCTGTGAGAGGATGTCTGATGACTGATTAGCTGTATCTTTATTTGTCAAGGGCTGTTTTCCTTGTTTTAAAGAGTCATTTTTCCTCATCTCATTGATACTGTAAAATCATCATCGTTCTTGGGGGTCCAATATATATGGGTAACCCCTGCCCATGAATTTAAACCCCCACGCACGTATATACTAAcatttgtttaatgtttattaaaattatcccaAAATTATGCTCCCCACGAACAAGGTaaattttggctacccacgaacattgacctCCACGATTAAAGATGATTTAACAGTAATATTCATTGATTaatgtaaatacatatatgtataacaCTATAAACATAACAAGTACTGAAATTGTTGTTTCCAAACACAGATGGATGGATATAGTAACAGATATTGGGTGTGTCAACCCCGATTTCCTGGACATTCGCAGACTGGAAAAAGGCATGCAGCGGCGGAAAGCCAAGAAAGCAGGCGGAAACTTGCACTGCATCATGGCTTTTTCCAAGTGTAAATTCCAAACCATAAAGACTTATCGTACTCAAATTCCGGTGTTCGGTGGAAAGGCTGGAGGAAAAGATTCTcgttttaaaatgacaaatggaAATGATGAAAGTTTAACTGTTTCCCAGAAGGAAGGAAGTGGTGAGCCGGGTGTTCAGACGGTAGAACCTGTTCAGACATCTGAACAAGAGGTTCAAGGAAATCCTGGGGTTAATTTGGATGGAAGACAGGAGAATGGGAGGCAGGTTGTTGGTAAGGAGGAGGACTTCGAAGATGATGAGGAAGTGGAAGATCTGGACACAGAAAATGAATCTTCAGAAAATAACTCTTAGCGATTCAAGAAATAAAGATGCCATAGGCATCATTATTTCTTGAAAGAGGTGGAATTTTTTGGATAAAGCATGCAGCTAGCCAAGGGCACttttgagaaatatttccttGTTTGTTTCGTCagtttttaaaggaaataacAAAAGACTCTCATGGGCAatgtttttttatctttttatattaatttattcatttagtGAAAACATTTCAACTATAAATTGAATTCTCCACAGAAGGAGATAGATGGAGAGTGATATTTATTCAATATGCTTCCACTGCTTCTGTGATGGATTATATATTATCAGCTGGGCCATTTCACATTGAAATACATCTAGATGGGCTTTTATCTCAATATTATTTCCTTAAGAAGCAAGaattacatataatttattttgtcagTTTAGATAAGTTTCGATTTTATTTTGGACTCTGTGGAATGGTAAATATTCAGTTTCTCATTCAGGAAATTTTCTCCATTTATCTGGGGAGGAGGAGGGTTGGCttaaatacattaatatttCAAGAGGAATCCTAGGCTACCACCCCGCATGATTTGAGCATGAATGTAGAGTATAAGTAACTAAATTGTCAATTGTCAAATTCCTTTTTATCcaagcccccctccccccccccctctttggGAATGGTTTTGGTTAGAAAGATGGACTGAAACAGCTGGTGTTACTAGCTTTGGAAAATTCGAGGTGaactatacatatgtacatttcttttttaaaaactcagataaaaaagatattgttCCTATAAAAGACACTCACTGTAAACCAAACAATTTTATGCTTGGATGGTGAACCATCATCTTTAAGTTGTTCCCCGATAAAGAACGTTCAAGcagcattataaaaaaaacttttaaagttttcaccAATTATTGCAAAAGATTTGTGGCAAAGGTCCTCTATTTTCCAGAGGTGGTTTGTGTGTGTTATCAGTTCTgttaatgtgatttttttgtttgtatgaAATTGGATTTATCCTACACTTTACCTTTCCgttgtttgattttattcataaattattcAGACATGTTTTACAGTGTTATCGCTTCCaaagtttgttatttttaattaaatatataacatttatatgttgtttcgtttttgtttttttttgttttgttttgtttttttttttagaatttcctcatgtgaaaattaaaaataataatatttattaccTTATAAAGATATACAATTTCAAAGGAAGCAGCTAAGAGGATATGATTATGGTAGAGACATACATATtctcttaaaaaaataagtaattgATATTTGACTACTTTTGGtgcattttgtttacattaaaaaaaaaaatgcaatatttctggtatatttaatatatatgttccccataattttcatatcatgtCCTTGCTAAAAGGAGGACATTTTGCTTACTTTTCATTACACTCTTGCTAATAGGACACTCTTAAATATTTCATCGCATCTTTGCTGATATAAGGATTCTCCCTTGACATCACACCTGCGGACATATGCGGACTCTTCATCACATCATTGCTGATATTTTCATCACTCCTGTGATGACGCATTAATAATCATGGAATGATCCAAATCACTGTATGCCGAGGTAGTTAAAAGCTGATAATGATGTTATCATCTTATGGGTGTGTCCTTTCTTTGATAATTTTCTTAGCTATGATAgtaaatattatagtactagtaactaaaggaaaaatatttaccaacataaaaatcaatgttttaattatatcattatCACCTCTTTACTAAGCCAGTCTTTCCTGTTTCAGTAGCAGACAATCAATTGACTATTGTATTTGTAGTAATTGGGGCTACTTCATGAACCATATATATCAGCCTGGGTATAGCTAATCATTTTATAGAGCTGAGTTGCAGGGgctatggggggggggggggtctgggtTTGATTCCCGGTTCAGCCAAACCTTTTCATTAAATTGATATGCCCATTCCTCCTTTCTTAGTAAGTGCAATTCCCATTCCAactattttatctttatatatttattggtCCTCCTTAGAGAGGAGCACATAACTCAGTGGTCGTAAGACTTCAGTCAGTAAACTAAaggctcatattgctttaagtgcATGGCTACACCTGTATAGGTATTAACGGAGCATGGAAGGAATGGTCATGTCAGCACTGTGATAGtacaataaaatttgttatagaTCTGCATGTAAGAGATCAAGAAACTTAATAACTGTGCttcattaatttatcaattggtcTGCTACATAAAACTTGTAATAAATGCAATAATGGTGATCTCAGTGATTAAGGTGTAAAAAGAAGAAACTTTAACTACATTTCTgagttaattttattaaatgaaaaatagttttttaaaatcataatcagctgaaatacaaatattttagatattcttTATTTCGCTTGATGACTATGGTGTATTTACTTCCATTTTCAATTAACTGCTTTACACTCATTGTAAAGAAAGACATCATAGACATGAAGTAAAAAACATTGATTATGGCACATCCCTCTTTCCTCCAAATAAAATCTCATTAtcttataaatgaagaaaaatctcAAACTACCcaagctgcaggtctgtagcttcctgagtctgaaaaaattgtatggatgTCCTTGGATgggtggcactgtagctcccaggtcgtccatccgaatttccgCAGAGCCAGACTAGGacctacagacctgcagctataaCTATCCCTCAACATATAGATTCCAGtgttagcaaaaaaaaaacaacctaaaACATGCATATCCCTTTCTCTAACAACAGTACAATGagtttcaaaactaaaaattttttaattctttatgaAAAAATCTGTTCCTCCCCTTTACAAattacaaccccccccccccctccaaacaCAATAATCTTTAAGTCATCTGATGGAATTTTAGATCAATCCTGACAGCTGCAATTTAGTtacgaaaaaagaaaaacaaaactgatAAAATGCAAGCAAAAAATAAGTAGGCCAATAGTGAACTGTCCTCAGCTGTGATAAGCTCGACACAGTCCAATTCTTTATTACTGATGGAAGTGACCTCTTGCAAGCAGATGATATAAGCTGTACCAGCCGTGAGATTATGAAGGACATAAGAAGAAGTGGTGGATCTAAAAGAGCGTATTGTCTCTTTGTTCCTATGGCCGAACTGATGGTATTTTAGTTGATATGTTGATTCAATTAGAGAAATCACTTGAATGTTTTTCCATTGCAATTTTACAGAGTTTTCTGCAATATTCACTGCTTCTAATTTTAAGTTATCTTCACTTTCATGTTCAGAATTTTCGAATATAGTATCCTCCTCCTCGTGAATGTTGTCATAATCACAGACGAATAAATCGGTACTCAGCATGTTCCAAGGTTCGTTAAACAGGTTATAAGGACTGTGACAAATTGGAATGAACTTTTCCTCTGGAATATCAAAGTAATGCAATTGATATTCCCTCATTTCAATGAATTCTTTCAACCATCGAATTTTGCAGTCACAATGAAATGGATTTCCTCCCAACAAGAGAATCTCATGGGGGTATACATCCTTCTTTTTATCCTCTTTCACAcatgaaatttcattaaaagaCAAATCTAATACTTCAAAAACAGGTAAATGAAGTGGGAAAGTTACAAGTTTATTGTGTGATAAAAATAGGTATGCCAAATTTGGGAGATTTTCAAAGATGCCCCCAGGAATTTTTCTTAACATGTTCTTTGATAAATCTAACTTTTGTAGCTGTGTACTGGAGTCAAATAACCCTTCTTTTATTGCAGATAATTTGTTATTGGACAAGTTTAAATCGTTTAAATCTGGCATagttttcaaaatacatttatcaaTATGTTCAATGTGGTTGTATGATAAATCTAGATTTATTAGTCTGTGTAAGAGAGAATCTGCATCAGCTTCACAGCTCATGTTATTAAGTAAATTATGATCAAAATGAATTTTCGTAACTTGAGATGCTTGAGCTAAATAAAGATGTGGCCATGTATGTATTAAATTGTTACTGAGATATAAAACCCC
This is a stretch of genomic DNA from Crassostrea angulata isolate pt1a10 chromosome 4, ASM2561291v2, whole genome shotgun sequence. It encodes these proteins:
- the LOC128180307 gene encoding uncharacterized protein LOC128180307, with the protein product MENSNSYFKTILRGPTLTRSMDLLGRKRSMGNSSRKSISGLVPAPPDEPRPEDPPKGPTSRSSCPQFVPYSDDDDDGQDEDEEEEFFDASDSLPPSTQPAVPAPAMIDASIVARLVKEVEELLNHVTNENFEAAVDTARVLQQANLGNLTRRLSVEGASGSQSSGTNITRQSQPADKLPKIGEHTLTEHRYNPTYSNPTAEVRKSANSAKGSELKKSNSAKQMYIATMGDSPENSSGFVKSEERPFRLPPIRDGGSQIPGNSGILCSGQLVGNDLDDGDGSLAWEVDVSDMLPHGRSGRKPVLTSQLQPKETDESYENFVPPKVMATSAEISSRKVLDQKRWNCISRPQYSKSCGLTSLVSCWNFLFSTLGNGNLNPITQEEALTILGFKPPFGEIRFGPFTGNATLLRWFKMLNDHFKVRGRAYFLYKTQGKNKTYGTSPEEALVSLKRGLQDTTTAFIYHCQNHYFCPMGFEDTPIKCTEAYAGVLPQEDLNTWILIGDPASGHPAIHCKRWMDIVTDIGCVNPDFLDIRRLEKGMQRRKAKKAGGNLHCIMAFSKCKFQTIKTYRTQIPVFGGKAGGKDSRFKMTNGNDESLTVSQKEGSGEPGVQTVEPVQTSEQEVQGNPGVNLDGRQENGRQVVGKEEDFEDDEEVEDLDTENESSENNS
- the LOC128180383 gene encoding leucine-rich repeat transmembrane protein FLRT3-like, translating into MSKYSIHVVLFTTNTCYGGINMLMRQLQLLAIIVGIVRACPEDCKCFSKTLDCSFRRLKELFNIHDNYQIWNFSGNSLDTKAMINIEPSVTDSVQILDISHNELGNVKEPSFLRFGQLRELNLSHNELNDFKSSLPPGLGVLYLSNNLIHTWPHLYLAQASQVTKIHFDHNLLNNMSCEADADSLLHRLINLDLSYNHIEHIDKCILKTMPDLNDLNLSNNKLSAIKEGLFDSSTQLQKLDLSKNMLRKIPGGIFENLPNLAYLFLSHNKLVTFPLHLPVFEVLDLSFNEISCVKEDKKKDVYPHEILLLGGNPFHCDCKIRWLKEFIEMREYQLHYFDIPEEKFIPICHSPYNLFNEPWNMLSTDLFVCDYDNIHEEEDTIFENSEHESEDNLKLEAVNIAENSVKLQWKNIQVISLIESTYQLKYHQFGHRNKETIRSFRSTTSSYVLHNLTAGTAYIICLQEVTSISNKELDCVELITAEDSSLLAYLFFACILSVLFFFFRN